taaataaataagagaaattatttatttatctcctattaattagtattaattaggctaaatataataaccaattcctaaatttcttcaacaaacagatggtcaaaataatacaattcaaatcaagaatccaaagtttaaacaatggcatatccaagatcaaagggtacttgcatgactcttttcaacattgaccgacgagattcgtcaacaagtctcaaaatcatcttcggcacaagaactttggaaaaccttagagaaaatctatgtttctcaatcaaagagCCGACTATTTGAGTTACGGAGTCAACTCCTAAACGCACACAAAGGTAGTGGTTCTCTTCTTAACTTCATTCAACACATCAAAAACCTATCAGATGCACTTATCGCTGTCGGACAATATGTTTCTGATCAAGATCTGCAACTAACTCTACTCAACGGGCTTGGAGACGAGTTCGAGCCGATGATATGTGCTCTAACTTCCGGACAAGATCTATTGTTTAATGAGATGATAGACATCCTTCTAAATTATGAACAACgactcatattcaagaaaagaaaattccattatgaaaatatttcgcgCTCAAACGTTTCGGCGAATGTTACTTATATTTATGGGCATGGAGGCGGAAAGAACCAAAGACAGAACCGAGACAATAATCGTCcgcaatgtaatttttgtcataaaattggtcatcgctccgaaagttgtttttataattcatcttgtcaaatatgtaatgtacaagGACATAGTGCTCTCGAGTGCTCTCGTTTTAATCATGAAAATATTTCGCGCTCAAACGTTTCGGCGAATGTTGCTTATATTTATAGGCATGGAGGCGGAAAGAACCAAAGACAGAACCAAGACAATAACCGTCCgcaatgtaatttttttcataaaattggtcatcgctccgaaagttgtttttataatccatcttgtcaaatatgtaatgtacaagGACATAGTGCTCTCGAGTGCTCTCGTTTTAATCATGAAAATATTTCGCGCTCAAACGTTTCGGCGAATGTTGCTTATATTTATAGGCATGGAGGCGGAAAGAACCAAAGACAGAACCGAGACAATAATCGTCcgcaatgtaatttttgtcataaaattggtcatcgctccgaaagttgtttttataatccatcttgtcaaatatgtaatgtacaagGACATAGTGCTCTCGAGTGCCCTCGTTTTAATCCTTCTACAAATCCTACAACAATGTTAGTTACATCGTCTACTATTGTAGATCCCACTTGGTGTCCAGATTCAGGTGCTACCGACCATATTACTTCCGATCTTAATAATCTACATGTACATGCTCCTTATACAGGCACTCAAACTATCAAAGTCGGAAACGACCGAGATACGAAGATAGTGCTTCTTAAGGGATTACTCAAGGACAGACTTTATTGCGTTGAACCTACTGAAAGTTCGTTTTCAACATGTTCtaataaacaaacatttattGGTATTAGATCTCCGGCTCAAATTTGACATTCACGACTTGGACATCCTTCTAGCGCTACTACATCTTTAGTTATATCACACTTTAAATTACCAGTTTCAGGTAGtaatactatttctttttgtggatcatgtcaataTAGGAAAGCACATAAACTACCTTTTTTAGCTTCAAAATCTACATCTATGGCTCCTTTAGACCTAATTCATTCAGATGTTTGGGGACCTGCTCCTGAATTTTTATCTAATGGTTGTCgttatttcgtacattttgtggatgattttagcAAATTCACGTGGATATATCCGCTAAAAAAAAGTCGGATGTCTTGAAtacgtttatcaactttcttcgacttgttgaaaatttatttagtcgtaaaatcaaaatattgcaaactgattggggaggagaatatagaaatttcaaatcattaacagATAATCATGGTATTTTACATCGTTTATCTTGCCCACATACTAGTGAGCAAAATGGCATTGCTGAACGAAAAATTCGTCATATTACGGAAACTGGTCTCACTTTATTGGCTCATGCATCTAGGCCACTACATTATTGGAGTGAAGCTTTTGAAACAACCACATATCTAGTACTGAATTTGAATACCGTGCTCTTGCATATACAACTGCTGATTTTTGTTGGATTCAATCTCTACTTAGTGAACTTCgagtttcactttcttcttccccggttctatggtgtgataatattggtgcCGCATTCTTATCAGCAAACCCGGTATTTCATGCTcgcacaaaacatattgaaatcgattttcactttgttcgaaaaaataaaaaataaaaaaaagttgctCGTAAACAACTACTCATTCAGTATATTCCTACTGAAGATCAAGTgactgatatcttcaccaaaggtCTTTCTTCTCATCGATTTGATCTTTTACGTAGCAAGCTCACGGTTTGTGCCTCACCTTTTCGGggatgataaagtattaaataaataagagaaattatttatttatctcctattaattaggctaaatataataaccaattcctatattttctcaatttagttatttctctattactattataaatagataaactattgtaaaattattcattcagtcaataatattatttcaatctttctcttcaagaattcaatcaaatagttcttgtttattttattaattcaaaaaatctaatggtataaaataatcaaattaaattaataatttaaaatatataataattttaatattttagttaattaatttaatgatgtAATAAATGTGAATCATTGTACGTGAATCCAGATAGAGTAGAGGAGAATAATGTTGTGGTGAGAAGCAAAGTGTTTGGTTggttgtttgattgttttgtcGACATTTTTGTTTGTGTCGAGAATGCGATTCGGTGGCTTGGATTTGTCCTGTTTGTTTTTCTCTAAAATGCTGAACTAAAAAAATTTTGAACTAAAGAaaagtataatttaaattgttttaagtgagaattgagttaattttttaatctcacttatttttttttgagagtCAGAAACAGAAGTTTGTAACTTGTAATGTCataattgaattattgaatAATCTTCTAACTAAAAGAAAATGGAAAAAAGAAAGATTGGATaggattaatttaaaaaatgataaagattttgttttataataaatgtttttagaTGGTGGTGAGAAGGAGAAAAGATGATAACTATTGTTTTTGGACACAAGTtccaaatttgtttttattgaaaaatttaaggttagattaaaattttctctttttactattttacattttataattaagcaaTAGTATGTATAATTAAGCCTgagtttgatttatttgtttaaatcacatttgttgtataaaaatatattatttttcatgaaaaatattattagtattttatttattattaaaaataattttatcaatgcttataaataacattattaagGAGTAATTATTCAAGatttatgacatttttttttcattttaagaatttaaaaagaaatataagtaACCATCTTAACGATAGATGTTTTATGTTCGAAATAGCAAATTCGTGTTGCTAGTGACATCTTAACGAGGATCTTTACGTTCGAAAGAACAAATTCGTGTTGCTAGCGACATCATAATGAAGGATCTTTACGTTCGAAAGTTCAAATTCGTATTGCTAGCGACATATTAACGAGGGATATTTACTTTCGAAAGACATAATTCATGTTGTTAGTGACATCTTATTCTTAACCATAGAtctttatgtttaaaaatacaaatttgtgTTGCAAGTGACATCTTGACTTATGAATATAGACAATTAAAACAAACTTCGtatcaaattacaaaatttgaaataaaacttCAATTTTTACAAATTCAAATCTACTAACTATATCTtcaaccaaaaaaacaaaatctagcTAGCATCTAACATGAACAGCAAATAAAGGATAGGGCAAAATATTCGAATAATCAAACGAAATAATTTCATCCATTCCAATCTTACCTCCATCTCTAAGTACACAATCACCAAATCCAATTCTTCTAAACACCATCGGATTAACAAGAGTCGCCGATGCAAATTCACCGCAGAAGATATGAACATCAAACACTCCATCCGTAGCCATCCAAGCTTCATTCACAACTTCAACAGTAAACTTTGGAATGTTCATAGCCGTATATCCTGACGGCCATTGATTAATCCTTATATCCGCTGCACAACAATTCCAATCCTGTATCGCACTACTGCTATTCTTTTCTTTACCTGAGACTGACCATGTGGAGACGAAGATAGTGGAgagtagaagaagaagagaatcaGATTTCGccatttttgataagttttagagagagaaagaggagagATAAATGGAGGAAAATTTGAATATGGAAGAAACGTGAGTGAAGTGTTGtaattatatgataattaatatttgataataaatttggggattatattcatttaaagaTTTATGTGATATGTTTATTACCTTATTTGTGGTGACttcatttaaagaaaatgaaagatggagtgaatttttatttatttctagaatttaatattaaattttcctTATAAATGAATTTCAATTATAGGAATGtaattatataactatataactttattctttttataagaaataattgatgaatattattaaattatatatgaaatcaaaataaatagttaatgaaataaatgttaaattatatgaatttataaaaataaaatttaattataatgaaaaagATTCTAACTATTATAAGATTTGGTTAAAGATTCACTCTAAAAGATGAacttaattgaattaattaggAATAAGAGTTGGAATAATACACACTGAACGAATTAATGaaacagtaaaaaaaaatattataaatttatctttaaccTAGAGTTGTTAAGAATTATCGAAAAATATCTTCTCAAATTATAATCGTTAGAATAGTAATAGTAAGAAACCTGTATAGATAATGGGACGAAACTGGTAAAGTTATAAAAGTTTCAATAActctttattgaaaatataaaaataatttatatccaataattttatcttttttctctAAGAAGATGAGGAACATGAACTCGGGAAATAATATCAACACAATTGGAGAATATTAACAACAAACAACTCATCAACGATTgagaatattatttgaattataaaaatgtttagacgaaaaattcaatcaaataatgcaaatataaactcaaatctaaaaacataaataatacatCCTCCtcaattgtatattaaaaaaatgacttaGAGGAAAATAATAGATCTATTTATCCATAATGTTGTTTTTACTTTCATTTGAATCATTCAAAAGGatcaaaactaaattaattatttgataaaaatatatattaagaatataaatataaaatgatttttttaaatattttttttttgtgacaaTATGAATGATATATGAACATGCATGGAAGAAACGTGAAGATTTCGCAGTTAGTCTGTTTGTTACTGTGTAATGtatgattattgttttgaattggATTTATGATGAAgtgtaataattatataattactatttaataataattttggggattatattaattaagattgCTGTGATATATTTCTTACCTTATTTGTGGTGACTTAATTTAAAGAAAAGCAAGGATGGagtgaatttatttatttctagaatttaatattcaattttccttataaatgaattacaattataggaatgtaattatataactatataactttttttttataagaattagttaataaataatatctataaaatcaaaataaataattaatgaaataaatgtcagattatatgaatttataaaaaaaaaatttacaatgaaattttttaattgtcATGCAGTTTGTTTCAAAGACGAACTTAATGAAGTTCATAAACAATAAGGGTGAAATAGAGACAGTCGAATAAATCAATGAAACGGTTGTCGCAGaatctttataaaatattatgaacggcaattaaaattattttagttgatgattggtaagaataacaaaaaattatcaTCTTAAATGATAATGAAACATCTACATATATTGCCAAAATATTGagaaatttatacaaataatgggagaatattaatttgtaagGGTCTCCATATAAAAGAATAGTATTTCAGTGAGTTTTtattgaaagaataaaaaattaacttaatgtCGGATAATTTCGTCATTTTACTGCTcagaataaataaatagagaCTCGAAAAATGATTACCAacccaataaaaataaaactcatcaagtattattcaaattataaaatttgaaccGAAAAAATTGATCATCTTGACTACCACTCAGTTGTTTTTACTTAATAGATGTacattaatttttgtatttgtaATGGTTGGactcttatataaataaaaaaaattatctttagcCTATTGGGTTAGCTTCGGCATatgaatgatattattattaatgaaagtATATAAGATGAGATGATAAGTTATTTAAAGTGAATATCAATTTATAActcaaaaatgacaaaaattacatgAGACTGAGCTTGTTTGAATTTGAAGCTGTTTTTTTTAAGtggttcatatatattaaaaaaaaatgaaactcaATTGATgcattttttgagtttttttataaatttttaagaaccattcaatttattaacaaaataaatatactttgttattataaaatttattaattttgggCACTATATTAATCTGAAGATTTATGTGATATTGTTTCTTACCCTATTTGTGGTCACTTCATTTAAAGCAAACCAAATatatagtaaaattatttatttatagattttaatataaaattttcctAATAAATGAATCACAATTAtagaatataattatatactttatattttttttataaaaaataattaataaataatacaaaataatatgtacaaaataaataattaataatctaaatatcaaatgatataaatttataaaataaaatttacaataaaaaatagtaaaggattattattcaatttgttGAGCGTCACCTGATTGACAAATTTAATTGAGTTCTAAATAATAAGGGTTTAAGTTGAAAAACTCAATGAATCAATAAATTAGTGTCGACAAatctttatcaaatattttgaacgacaattaaaattattctcaGTCGATCAAATTTTCACATGTCTGTTTCGTTATTACAACCttatttttttatgtcaaaGACCAGAAACTACGCGCAAATTATCATTGGATCTCGGTTGTTCTTAATAGCGATGGTTATTCATTTAAGTCTTCGGGTAGCACCACTAGATCTTCAAACCAAGAATATTACGAAATCCTCAACCGCCCAAAAATGGGGATTAAAAAGAAGGTTGGGCCTAAGCTCATGCTTCTAAATAAGAAATAACCGAAAAATATAATGTCAAATGATCATTGTCAAAATAATGTGAAACTTGTATAAATAATGAGCATGATAGTAAAGATTTCATATAAAAGAATAGTTTCAATAATTCCTTTATTGAATGaatacaaaataaatgtctgataatttctttttatttgctACTAAGAAGGGAACGAAAATAAACTCGAGAAATGATTATCAAACACAATCAAAAAATGattatcaaacacaatcatcaaCCGAAcgtattattcaaattataaaaattcaagacgaaaaattcaattattatccAGTTATTGATAAATAGTTTTCAACTAATAgatttacattaatttttatatttgtaaatagtttaacTTTCAtcttcaagaaaaaaaaattgtctttaaTCTATTGGGTTAGCTTTGGCATAAGAATAGATTTAGagttctaataattatttttgaatgaatGCCCTTAGATTTGGTCATTCTTAACTATTGACTTGTTGGCTTACTTACCCCCAAGTTAGCCCAAACTAAACAGAATGTAGAACTTCtcaaatttaatgataaaacaaataaaacaacaattttttaataaaaaaaaatcacaatttgtGATGAACCTAAATAGAGCTAATACCCTGTTCTTTCACAAGATCAAAACTTCTCATCATCTTCCTTATCTCACCAACCCTAAACCATTCTCCCGCCAAAGCATAAAAATTCGAAACCATAACAAAAATGGCATCATCATGATCACAATCATGATCACTAATCAATCCAAACTTACAAAGTTCATCAACAAACTTCAACCCAAGATCAATCCTACAATCATCAATGCAACCATTCAAAAAACTTTTATAAACAACAATCCTCTCTTCTTCATCTATCATCTCAATAAACTCCATAGCCATTTCCATCTTCCCACAACCAATCAACAGATCAATCAAACACCCAAAATGCTCAATCCTAGGTTTTATACCATAAATCTCCACCATTTTCTTAAACACTTCACAACCCTGTTCAACCAAACCTGATTTCCCACATCCTGTTAGTGCAGAAACAAACGTAGCTGAATTCGGCTTAATCCCTTGATTCTCCATTTCGTTTAATAAATTCAATGATTCATATCCACGCCCATTGTTAGCTAGCCCTTGGATCATCGTAGTCCATGTATAAACATCTTTTGATTTCGAATTCTTGAAGATCAATAAGGCTTTTTCTAAGTTCCCGCATTTTGAATACATGTCTATAAGAGCTGTTTCGATGAATTTATCGTAGTTTATGTTCTTACGAAGTAGAAATGAATGAATTTGCTTACCATAATTTAGGTTTAGCAACGCTGCAGACGCTGCCAGAAGACTAACTACGGTGGTTTCATCTTTTTCGATAGTGTTCTCCATTCTCATGAAAAGCTTCAAGGCATCATTTGGACGGTTTAACTGTACATATCCATGAATCAATGAATTCCATATGATTACATCGGTTCTAATCGTCATCTCATCGAACAATTTCTCCGCGGAAATCATATCGCTGCACTTAACGTACATTCCCATAGCCGATTTTCGTAGTTTTGAATCTGACCCGAGTCCTGTTTTCAAACCTAATCCATGAACAATTTCTCCGCCTTTCTGATCTCTCTCTCGCCCACAGGCATTCAGGATGTTCATCAAAGTGATGGAATCAACATCAATTCCATTCAATTTCATCTTCCTCAAGAGAATCAATGCATCATCATGACTATGAGCTGCTATAAGACAATTCCAAGTGGTTAAATCTCTTTGAGGCATTGAATCAAACACCTTACGTGCATTATTCTTCTCATCTGCAAAACCGTAGAAATGAATGAGAGAGTTTTGGACGTAGATGTCATTGTTGAAACCTGTGATGATTATACGGGCGTGGAGTTGTTTTCCGATTGATAGAAGGGAAGGGAGGCGGCTGCAGGCGGTGATTAGGGCAGGGTAAGTGTGATGATCGGGAGAGATATTGGAGTTTGATTTGAGGAAATGGTTGTAGATGAAGATGGCTGAAGAAGGAATTTGGGTTTTGGAATATGATCTGATTATGGAGTTCCAGATTGGGGTTTCGTTGATTAGAGATGTGATTATGGATTTGGATAGAATTTGATCGATTTGTTTAGTTTTGTTTATATGGATTGAgttttttagggtttttagtATGTTTCTCAGCACTTGCCCAttcatactattttttttttattattgtaatacaCATCTAAAATATAGTCATggattcaaaaaaaaattatttttaagatggTCATATTTATCCTCTTTAAAATGGGTACAAGAGGACTGGGATTTAGAGCAACTCTTGCTCGGTGCCGAACTAGAACTAGCCATCTCGTATGTAGGTTTTAGAGTTTGGAAGAGTAGAACGAGGTTAACATAGTCGAGTGATTGGAAAAATAGCCTAATACatctcaaaaaaatatattattattgtttaaactTAGAAAACTATATTACCTTACATCATTACTCTCACTTCAATCTATTTAAGAcgttttaaatgagaattataactctataaaaaaaatattaatgataataaaGAGAATttgttaatgaaaaaaattttaaaataaattaaatacctGATATTCAAGTTCTGAATATGATGactaatattaaagaaaatttattttagaaaaaatcttgttaaatttataacaaatattaaaagaataaattatttgacaaaaataaactttttttttttgtaatattttattttaaaagattttcaataaattttttaaattaattttaattttttatataataaaaatattgtataaaatctaaataacattacttgtattttattttacttttaaatttgttaatttttgtatttatatataagaaaattaatattggaGTTGACTATTATACTCAAACTTACATAAGGCCAGGCTAAATAGGGCTCAAGCCCactaatttatgtttttattaccTACCAAATATATAgggaaatttgactaaataaccCTCGTAAAAAGGTTATTTCTAAATTTAGCATATgctagataatttttttaaatttaatcttttGTTAATGGGAAAAGACCATTTTGtccctaaattaaaaaaaataatattttctctttcctcttttcttctctttcctttcctttccgtTTTCTCTCCCTctcctcttttcatattttcGAAACAGAAAGCAACAAacgaccatcatcatcatcttcttcttctcctctcttcctCCGACGAAGCCGAAGGAACCAACGAAGCAACGAACGAACGAAGCAAAAGTAAATGTGAGTTTTTCCGTGGCCAAAACCTGAGGAGCAACCTGGTgggcttttcttttttcttgcaATTCTTActttatctatctatctagGGATTGATTGCCTTTGTT
This is a stretch of genomic DNA from Impatiens glandulifera chromosome 4, dImpGla2.1, whole genome shotgun sequence. It encodes these proteins:
- the LOC124934481 gene encoding TPD1 protein homolog 1B-like, whose translation is MAKSDSLLLLLSTIFVSTWSVSGKEKNSSSAIQDWNCCAADIRINQWPSGYTAMNIPKFTVEVVNEAWMATDGVFDVHIFCGEFASATLVNPMVFRRIGFGDCVLRDGGKIGMDEIISFDYSNILPYPLFAVHVRC
- the LOC124934482 gene encoding pentatricopeptide repeat-containing protein At2g34400-like translates to MGLQFLLKEVTNDHHHHLLLLLSSDDEAEGTNEATNEATVNVSFSRGQNLRRSLVLDGIDVTGYPIFNDAKVEKAIASVADECVSVADECSSVADAIFIYNHFLKSNSNISPDHHTYPALITACSRLPSLLSIGKQLHARIIITGFNNDIYVQNSLIHFYGFADEKNNARKVFDSMPQRDLTTWNCLIAAHSHDDALILLRKMKLNGIDVDSITLMNILNACGRERDQKGGEIVHGLGLKTGLGSDSKLRKSAMGMYVKCSDMISAEKLFDEMTIRTDVIIWNSLIHGYVQLNRPNDALKLFMRMENTIEKDETTVVSLLAASAALLNLNYGKQIHSFLLRKNINYDKFIETALIDMYSKCGNLEKALLIFKNSKSKDVYTWTTMIQGLANNGRGYESLNLLNEMENQGIKPNSATFVSALTGCGKSGLVEQGCEVFKKMVEIYGIKPRIEHFGCLIDLLIGCGKMEMAMEFIEMIDEEERIVVYKSFLNGCIDDCRIDLGLKFVDELCKFGLISDHDCDHDDAIFVMVSNFYALAGEWFRVGEIRKMMRSFDLVKEQGISSI